Proteins from a single region of Budorcas taxicolor isolate Tak-1 chromosome 11, Takin1.1, whole genome shotgun sequence:
- the MRPL35 gene encoding 39S ribosomal protein L35, mitochondrial isoform X1, protein MAASVFAGAVRAASGILRPLNILASSAYRNCTKNVCLNSVLSSRHFSHIQTPFVSSAPRLITSVRSLTCGQTATVLNRMALLLPNVLKPPVRTVTYCSSRKGKRKTVKAVIYRFLRLHSGLWLRRKAGYKKKLWKKTVARKRRLREFVFCNKTQSKLLDKMTTSFWKRRNWYADDPYQMYHDRTNLKV, encoded by the exons GAATTTTACGGCCCCTGAACATTTTGGCATCTTCAGCCTATCGGAACTGCACCAAGAATGTCTGTCTTAATTCTGTACTGTCCTCCCGACATTTCAGTCATATTCAGACACCATTTGTGTCCTCTGCTCCCAGACTGATCACATCTGTCAGAAGCCTGACATGTGGGCAGACTGCCACAGTCCTCAACAG aaTGGCCCTCTTGCTCCCAAATGTCCTGAAGCCACCAGTCAGAACTGTAACATACTGCAGTTCGAGAAAAGGCAAGAGGAAGACTGTGAAAGCTGTCATCTATAGGTTTCTTCGACTTCATAGTGGCCTGTGGCTAAGGAGGAAG GCTGGTTATAagaaaaaattatggaaaaagaCGGTTGCAAGAAAAAGACGCTTAAGGGAATTTGTCTTCTGCAATAAGACCCAGAGTAAGCTCTTAGATAAAATGACGACGTCTTTCTGGAAGAGGCGAAACTGGTATGCTGATGATCCTTATCAGATGTATCACGATCGAACAAACTTGAAAGTATAG
- the MRPL35 gene encoding 39S ribosomal protein L35, mitochondrial isoform X2: MVCLLSCHHSSVLGILRPLNILASSAYRNCTKNVCLNSVLSSRHFSHIQTPFVSSAPRLITSVRSLTCGQTATVLNRMALLLPNVLKPPVRTVTYCSSRKGKRKTVKAVIYRFLRLHSGLWLRRKAGYKKKLWKKTVARKRRLREFVFCNKTQSKLLDKMTTSFWKRRNWYADDPYQMYHDRTNLKV; encoded by the exons GAATTTTACGGCCCCTGAACATTTTGGCATCTTCAGCCTATCGGAACTGCACCAAGAATGTCTGTCTTAATTCTGTACTGTCCTCCCGACATTTCAGTCATATTCAGACACCATTTGTGTCCTCTGCTCCCAGACTGATCACATCTGTCAGAAGCCTGACATGTGGGCAGACTGCCACAGTCCTCAACAG aaTGGCCCTCTTGCTCCCAAATGTCCTGAAGCCACCAGTCAGAACTGTAACATACTGCAGTTCGAGAAAAGGCAAGAGGAAGACTGTGAAAGCTGTCATCTATAGGTTTCTTCGACTTCATAGTGGCCTGTGGCTAAGGAGGAAG GCTGGTTATAagaaaaaattatggaaaaagaCGGTTGCAAGAAAAAGACGCTTAAGGGAATTTGTCTTCTGCAATAAGACCCAGAGTAAGCTCTTAGATAAAATGACGACGTCTTTCTGGAAGAGGCGAAACTGGTATGCTGATGATCCTTATCAGATGTATCACGATCGAACAAACTTGAAAGTATAG